One window from the genome of Pyrobaculum ferrireducens encodes:
- a CDS encoding DUF1641 domain-containing protein, with protein MSEVVTIPKADYQRLLAEVEALRKEVEELSSLLLPVKIVLEKLPHLMADIQVFKVAAPLISMLSIMDAADVNAMGAAMQGGVTCTSKALRQIAENGAPKVGLMGLLNAMRDPEVQKAMGIMLTILKAMGSCMEENLKQVSEKA; from the coding sequence ATGAGCGAGGTTGTTACAATACCCAAGGCCGACTACCAGCGCCTGCTCGCCGAGGTTGAGGCGCTGAGGAAAGAGGTGGAGGAGCTCAGCTCCCTGTTGCTACCGGTGAAGATCGTGCTGGAGAAGCTACCGCACTTAATGGCCGACATACAGGTCTTCAAAGTGGCGGCCCCGCTGATCTCCATGCTGTCCATCATGGACGCCGCCGACGTAAACGCCATGGGCGCCGCGATGCAGGGCGGCGTGACGTGTACAAGCAAGGCGCTGAGACAAATAGCCGAAAACGGCGCCCCCAAGGTGGGCCTCATGGGCCTCCTCAACGCCATGCGCGATCCAGAGGTGCAGAAGGCAATGGGCATAATGCTGACAATACTAAAGGCAATGGGTAGCTGCATGGAGGAGAACCTAAAACAAGTCAGCGAAAAAGCCTAA
- a CDS encoding NAD(P)/FAD-dependent oxidoreductase, giving the protein MPKKLLVLGGGTGGLVISKEVRELFKPEEVEITVVDMKDRTEFRPSYLYVAFGYRKPEQISVPLEYLKRRGINFVKARVTKIDAANRKVSTTAGDFTYDILVVALGAETVDTGFPHTWELEPSLKVAEALSNVKQGHVVIGVYSLPYRCPPAPIELAMLTHFYYLTRGLRDKVKITVVHPLKRPFENFGPMAAKWMSGFLQQLGIEYIGVGQGQAIKSLGKNELETTTGERVKFDAAFIVPPHKAPDPVLGSDLVKNGWAAPRSPPNGDFRSEKYDDVYVVGDVAAPNVPVGMAGTILHSYAPWVVSNIAADLAGVSIGKPPFRIVGTCALDVGAYGMAAACDFTQFVKKQKPYPDCMFLPPSPVTRIFKEMFEKVYFNWLLGVVP; this is encoded by the coding sequence ATGCCCAAAAAACTGCTGGTTCTGGGCGGCGGCACCGGCGGCTTGGTGATTTCTAAAGAGGTTAGGGAGTTGTTTAAGCCGGAGGAGGTGGAGATCACGGTGGTTGATATGAAGGACAGGACCGAGTTCCGCCCCTCGTATCTATACGTGGCGTTTGGCTACAGAAAGCCGGAGCAGATAAGCGTGCCGCTGGAGTACCTAAAGCGCCGTGGTATAAACTTCGTAAAGGCGAGGGTTACTAAGATAGACGCCGCGAATAGAAAGGTGTCGACAACCGCGGGTGACTTCACCTATGACATCCTCGTCGTTGCGCTTGGGGCGGAGACTGTGGACACGGGCTTCCCCCATACATGGGAGCTGGAGCCCTCGCTTAAGGTGGCCGAGGCGCTGAGCAACGTAAAACAGGGCCACGTTGTCATCGGAGTCTACTCACTGCCTTATAGATGCCCACCGGCGCCGATTGAGCTGGCGATGTTGACACACTTCTACTACCTCACCAGGGGGCTGAGGGACAAGGTGAAGATCACGGTGGTGCACCCCCTGAAGCGGCCCTTCGAGAACTTCGGCCCCATGGCGGCTAAGTGGATGTCTGGCTTCCTACAGCAGCTGGGCATTGAGTACATTGGGGTGGGACAGGGGCAGGCAATTAAGAGTCTTGGGAAGAACGAGCTGGAGACCACAACTGGCGAGAGGGTGAAGTTCGACGCGGCGTTTATTGTGCCGCCGCACAAGGCGCCCGACCCCGTGCTGGGGAGCGATCTGGTCAAGAACGGCTGGGCCGCGCCGAGGAGTCCGCCAAACGGCGATTTTAGAAGCGAGAAGTACGACGACGTGTACGTCGTCGGCGACGTCGCGGCGCCGAACGTCCCCGTGGGGATGGCAGGGACAATTCTACACAGCTACGCGCCGTGGGTTGTGAGCAACATCGCGGCCGACCTCGCCGGCGTTTCCATCGGTAAGCCACCGTTTAGGATCGTGGGGACCTGCGCGCTCGACGTGGGGGCATACGGCATGGCCGCCGCCTGCGACTTCACGCAGTTTGTCAAGAAGCAGAAGCCCTACCCAGACTGCATGTTCCTCCCGCCGTCGCCCGTCACCAGAATCTTCAAAGAGATGTTTGAAAAGGTCTACTTCAACTGGCTTCTGGGGGTGGTGCCATGA
- a CDS encoding AbrB/MazE/SpoVT family DNA-binding domain-containing protein, which produces MATVKVTRNYQITIPAEYRKKLGIKIGDVVMIYMEGDRLVLVPARRRRITFKIGRTVNVKELERGVEKALDEAVS; this is translated from the coding sequence ATGGCCACCGTCAAGGTGACACGTAACTATCAAATTACCATACCTGCAGAGTATAGGAAAAAGCTAGGTATTAAGATTGGCGACGTGGTTATGATATACATGGAGGGGGACAGGCTAGTGCTAGTCCCAGCGAGGAGGCGCAGAATTACCTTCAAGATCGGCCGTACTGTCAACGTCAAGGAGTTGGAAAGAGGTGTGGAGAAGGCGCTAGATGAAGCTGTTAGTTGA